A region of the Litchfieldia alkalitelluris genome:
CAAAGCATAAAAATAAGTATATTGTTGAGGCTGGAGATTCACTATTGAAAATTTCTAAGGAATTTGGAATTTCTGTTAGTGAACTTCGTGAATTAAATAATCTGACTGGTGATTTAATCTTCCCAATGCAAGAATTAGTTGTTAAGAAAGAATAAACAGAAGCTAAACTGCATTGACCAACCTGAAAACTGTAGAATCCGACCAGGAAGTTTACATCCGGTTGAAGCGGGCTGGAGCTTTCTATGAGCTAGATGCTCCAGCTAAACAATCAGCTTGTATAAAAGAACTTTTGTAAAATTTGAAAAAATCCCTCTTGCAATCATTGTATTTAAAGGTAAGAATAGGTATAATGATAAAAAAATTAGGGGGAAAAGGTTTGCTTACAGATTATCATAACCATTTAGAGCGAGGAACACTTACACTACCATATTTGAAACAGTTTACAGACGAGGCCGCCCAAAAAAAAATAGAGCATTTTGGGATTTCTGAGCATGCCTATCATTTCTATCAAACAAAGAATATTCTAAGTAACCCATGGGTTGATGAACGACGTTTTTATGACATGAAAGATTATGTTGCTTTGTTCCAACAAGCATGGAATCAGCAAATTGACGTGAAAATGTCAATAGAAATGGATTATACTCCTGGAAAGCACCAAGAAATGAAAGAGTTTATCAAGGCATATGATTTTGACTATGTAATTGGTTCTATTCACTGGGTAGATGATTTTGGTATTGATTTAGCTGAATATAGAAAAGAGTGGGACCGAAGAGATCTATTTAACACATATGAAAAATACTTTGATCAAGTTGTTACTCTAGCAGAATCTAATTTATTTGATATTGTAGGTCATCTTGACTTAGTTAAAATTTTTAAATATATACCAAATGATGTGGAATTTCTATTACATCAGTATGATCGTGCTACAACAGCATTAGCTAACTCGAAAACCTGTGTTGAAATCAGCACGGCAGGACTTCGTAAACCTATTGGAGAATTATATCCTGACCCTAGATTACTTCAAATGTGTTTTGATAAAAAAATCCCTATTGTTTTATCTTCGGATGCACATGTCCCTGGTGATGTAGGCGCGGACTACGACCAAGCAATTGATTTAGCTAAGTCAATTGGATATGACAGTCTAGTAACTTTTGAAAAGGGTGAGAGAAAAGAAGTGCCAATTGGATAAATTGCGATGATGCAATGGGAGTCATAGATTCACCTATGTTTGTAATCAAATAGTATAGAAACGGAGTCGGATTTTATTTTTAATAAAACTTGACTCCTATTTGTAGTTATAAAGAAAAATTCTGAATTAGTAGTGCTATTCACTTATAATCGACCGCTTATTCCCACGTGTATTTCAATTTAGGTCTTCAGGGAAGAGAATTATCTAATCTTAACATAAAAAAGGGCTGACCTTTTTAATAAAGATCAACCCTTCAAATTAGTTCTATTCAAATTTAAGTGCGTCACCATCAAATGGCTCATCAGCAATTTTAATAGAATCAGTTGGACAGCCTTCAAAAGCATCCATCATATCTTCTTCTAATACATCAGGAATCTCAACAATTCCTTGGTTATCATCTAATGTTACGAACGCAATACCTTCATCATCGTAATCATAAATGTCTGGTGCTGCTGCTCCACATGCTCCACATGCGATGCAAGTTTCTTTGTCAACAATTGTGTACTTTGCCATGAGTAAAAAACCTCCCAATTTCTTTATCGCGAAAACATACTAATTATAATACATCTTACCACAATGGTAGAAGATGCTAACGTATTCTTCATACCTATTGTAAAACTGTTTCTTAAACATTTCAATAGAAAAGTCTACTGAGAATGCTTATCAGATAAGGGTTTACCCTGTTATTGTTTTCCCCTTAATTCATATTATTAAACACTTTTGCAGTTATTCCTAACCTATTCAATTTGGTTTAGTTTTTAAAGAATTAATTTTAGAAGTTATAGCTGGAAACAAAAAAGTGAAATCATTACAAGAAAACATGGGTAAACAGTATTCAGATAGAGAAGCATTTGTTAAAATAAATATATCGTATTTCGACAAATTTCTGCTATTAGGTGGTTTTTGATACATGAACATTTCATATCGTTCACTTATTTTATTATATTGCATTCACCAAATAAAATGTGAAAGGTCAATTTATGGGGTGTTTCATATTCTTACTGGGAAGAAGTCATCTCAAACAATTGTTGATGGCGAGTTCTTCCAGCTATCACCGTTATTTAGTGTGCTAAAAAAACTTAAAAGAATTGAATTTATCAAACATATTGATGAATTATCAAAAAAAAACTTAATTGAAGCAGTCGATGAAAATATATACAAGCTCACGACAAATGGACAACAAACTTTAGAGCAACATAGTTCTTTAATTGTTCCTGCGTATATAAATGGTTGGAAGTACTACGATGCAGGTATACAATTTTGGCAGAGGCTCTCACTAATCATTCAGGTTCTATCGAACTTAATACGTGATAAACGGAATTATATTACAATACAACAAGATCAACATATACTAACCTGGGCAAAGCAATACCTGTTGACTAGAAAAGAATCTAAACAAGAATTAGCTAGTGCCATCTACAAGGAATGTGAGGAGTGTCTCTCTGTATTATCTGAGGACGATGCAATGATTTTCGTACTAAGGCTTTCTAGCTCAGGAAGAATTGGTTACACTAATCAACAAATTGGTTCGATGCTTTCTTTAGATGAAGAGCAAGTTGAAATATACTTTATGAACGTTATCCACTTTATGTTAATGAGGATTGAACATGATCCATTAACATTTCCGAATCTTGCAGAGATAAAATCAACAATACCTAATCGTAAATACTCTTTAACTGAATCAACAGCTAAGACACTTGACCTTTTAAATCAAGGGAATTCTCTTGAAAATAT
Encoded here:
- a CDS encoding ferredoxin; the protein is MAKYTIVDKETCIACGACGAAAPDIYDYDDEGIAFVTLDDNQGIVEIPDVLEEDMMDAFEGCPTDSIKIADEPFDGDALKFE
- a CDS encoding histidinol-phosphatase; amino-acid sequence: MLTDYHNHLERGTLTLPYLKQFTDEAAQKKIEHFGISEHAYHFYQTKNILSNPWVDERRFYDMKDYVALFQQAWNQQIDVKMSIEMDYTPGKHQEMKEFIKAYDFDYVIGSIHWVDDFGIDLAEYRKEWDRRDLFNTYEKYFDQVVTLAESNLFDIVGHLDLVKIFKYIPNDVEFLLHQYDRATTALANSKTCVEISTAGLRKPIGELYPDPRLLQMCFDKKIPIVLSSDAHVPGDVGADYDQAIDLAKSIGYDSLVTFEKGERKEVPIG
- a CDS encoding helix-turn-helix domain-containing protein, which encodes MNISYRSLILLYCIHQIKCERSIYGVFHILTGKKSSQTIVDGEFFQLSPLFSVLKKLKRIEFIKHIDELSKKNLIEAVDENIYKLTTNGQQTLEQHSSLIVPAYINGWKYYDAGIQFWQRLSLIIQVLSNLIRDKRNYITIQQDQHILTWAKQYLLTRKESKQELASAIYKECEECLSVLSEDDAMIFVLRLSSSGRIGYTNQQIGSMLSLDEEQVEIYFMNVIHFMLMRIEHDPLTFPNLAEIKSTIPNRKYSLTESTAKTLDLLNQGNSLENIAFLRRLKLNTVEDHIVEIAHHVEAFKIEPYVSKEKQEEIIKTQKALDTLKLKRIREALHFDVSYFEIRLVLAKSGVNE